A DNA window from Solanum lycopersicum chromosome 3, SLM_r2.1 contains the following coding sequences:
- the LOC101260415 gene encoding COBRA-like protein 4 yields MSLNSYTIVFLFFVLCSRSAAYDALDPNGNITIKWDVISWTPDGYVAVVTMNNFQMYRPIVSPGWTLGWTWAKNEVIWAMMGAQATDQGDCSKFRGNIPHSCEKKPAIVDLLPNTPYNQQIANCCKGGVIASMGKDSSAALSAFQIAVGAAGTTNRTVKLPKNFTFVAPGGGYTCGPAKIIRPTRFITPDGRRITQAMMTWRVVCTYSQFIASPKPTCCVSLSSFHNASVTPCPSCSCGCRKSSNCVMKGVNKPVLQCTKHMCPVNVHWHVKSNYNKYWNVKMTITNFNYRFNYTHWTLVVQHPNLNKATKVSSFVYKPLMPNLSTNDTALFYGRKAYNDVLMQAGPKGNVHSDLTLEKDRKTLALKKGWAFPRRVYFNGNPCVMPSPESCPYLPNSAGAK; encoded by the exons ATGTCCTTGAACTCATATACCATAGTGTTTCTGTTTTTTGTGCTATGTTCTCGTTCAG CTGCATATGACGCATTGGATCCAAATGGAAATATAACAATCAAATGGGATGTGATATCTTGGACCCCTGATGGTTATGTG GCAGTAGTGACAATGAACAATTTCCAAATGTATCGTCCAATTGTGAGCCCTGGATGGACTTTAGGATGGACATGGGCAAAGAATGAGGTGATTTGGGCCATGATGGGAGCACAAGCTACAGATCAAGGGGATTGTTCAAAGTTCAGAGGCAACATTCCTCACAGCTGTGAGAAAAAGCCTGCAATTGTTGACTTGCTGCCAAATACCCCTTATAACCAGCAAATTGCTAACTGCTGTAAAGGCGGCGTTATAGCATCGATGGGAAAGGACTCTTCTGCTGCTCTTTCTGCATTTCAGATAGCCGTAGGCGCTGCTGGGACTACAAACAGGACAGTGAAACTTCCTAAAAATTTCACTTTTGTTGCTCCAGGTGGTGGCTATACTTGTGGTCCTGCTAAAATCATCCGTCCCACTCGTTTCATAACACCTGACGGTCGAAGAATAACACAGGCTATGA TGACATGGAGAGTGGTTTGCACTTACTCTCAGTTCATAGCATCCCCCAAACCGACATGTTGTGTCTCCTTGTCTTCTTTTCACAATGCAAGTGTCACCCCTTGTCCTTCGTGTTCTTGTGGCTGCCGTAAAAGTAGCAACTGTGTCAT GAAAGGAGTAAATAAGCCAGTGCTGCAATGCACAAAACACATGTGCCCTGTCAACGTGCATTGGCATGTTAAATCAAACTACAACAAGTATTGGAATGTGAAGATGACCATCACAAACTTCAACTACCGATTCAACTATACACATTGGACACTCGTCGTTCAACATCCAAACCTCAACAAAGCAACTAAAGTTTCCAGCTTTGTATACAAGCCTCTCATGCCCAATTTATCAACCA ATGATACAGCCTTGTTTTATGGGAGAAAGGCATATAATGATGTCCTGATGCAAGCTGGACCAAAAGGAAATGTCCACTCAGATTTAACACTTGAGAAGGACAGAAAAACACTTGCACTGAAGAAAGGTTGGGCTTTCCCTCGAAGGGTCTACTTCAACGGCAATCCTTGTGTGATGCCATCTCCTGAATCTTGCCCATATCTTCCAAATTCTGCCGGCGCCAAATAA
- the LOC101260119 gene encoding COBRA-like protein 4 isoform X1, whose protein sequence is MFHKKLSLNKLLFPLAKLTFFAVVLSSVLPHADAFDPLDPFGNITIKWDVMSWTPDGYVAVVTMNNFQMYRHIMSPGWTLGWNWPKKEVIWSIVGSQTTEQGDCSKFKGNVPHCCKRDPVLVDLLPGVPYNQQFSNCCKGGVLASWGEDPSESVSSFQISVGLAGTSNKTVKLPKNFTLLGPGPGYTCGPAKIVPSTVFLTADHRRKTQALMTWNVTCTYSQFLSSKYPSCCVSFSTFYNDTITPCPSCACGCNHKHNCIMGDSEKLKRKGINTPRKNNEPLLQCTHHMCPIRVHWHVKLNYKDYWRVKIAITNFNYRQNHTHWTLVAQHPNLNNVTQVFSFDYKPLVPYQSINDTGMFYGMKFYNDLLMEAGPSGNVQSEVLMQKDKNTFTLKSGWGFPRRVYFNGDECKLPPPDSYPILPNSAEKGPFSFSNTAICTILMIFLTW, encoded by the exons ATGTTTCACAAAAAATTATCCTTAAACAAACTCTTATTTCCTCTAGCAAAGTTAACTTTTTTCGCAGTCGTCTTGTCTTCTGTTTTGCCTCATGCAG ATGCTTTTGATCCATTGGATCCATTTGGTAATATCACAATAAAATGGGATGTCATGTCTTGGACACCAGATGGCTATGTG GCTGTTGTAACGATGAATAATTTTCAAATGTATCGGCATATTATGAGCCCTGGATGGACTTTAGGATGGAACTGGCCAAAGAAAGAAGTGATATGGTCCATTGTGGGATCACAAACAACAGAGCAAGGTGATTGTTCTAAGTTTAAAGGAAATGTACCACATTGCTGCAAGAGGGATCCTGTACTTGTGGACTTGCTTCCTGGAGTTCCTTACAACCAACAGTTCAGCAACTGCTGTAAAGGTGGTGTTCTCGCGTCTTGGGGCGAAGATCCTTCTGAGTCGGTATCTTCCTTTCAGATTAGTGTTGGACTTGCTGGAACATCAAACAAGACAGTAAAACTACCGAAGAATTTCACTCTGCTTGGTCCAGGACCAGGCTACACTTGTGGCCCTGCAAAGATAGTTCCATCCACAGTTTTCCTCACTGCAGATCATAGGCGAAAAACTCAAGCATTGA TGACATGGAATGTGACATGCACCTATTCACAGTTTCTGTCATCGAAGTACCCGAGTTGTTGTGTTTCTTTCTCAACTTTCTACAACGACACCATCACTCCTTGCCCGTCTTGTGCTTGTGGTTGCAACCATAAACACAACTGCATCAT GGGAGACTCCGAAAAACTGAAAAGAAAGGGAATTAACACTCCAAGAAAGAATAATGAACCACTACTGCAATGCACCCATCACATGTGCCCAATACGTGTGCATTGGCATGTAAAGCTCAATTACAAGGATTATTGGCGAGTCAAAATTGCTATCACTAACTTCAATTACAGGCAGAACCATACACATTGGACACTTGTGGCACAACATCCCAATCTCAACAATGTCACTCAAGTTTTCAGCTTCGACTACAAGCCTCTCGTGCCCTACCAATCCATTA ATGACACTGGCATGTTCTATGGTATGAAATTTTACAATGATCTCTTGATGGAAGCTGGACCTTCGGGGAACGTTCAGTCTGAGGTGCTTATGCAAAAGGATAAGAATACATTCACACTGAAGTCAGGATGGGGATTTCCCCGGAGAGTCTACTTTAATGGAGATGAATGCAAACTTCCACCACCAGATTCATACCCAATTTTACCCAACTCTGCTGAAAAAGGaccattttcattttcaaacacTGCAATTTGCactattttgatgattttcctCACTTGGTAA
- the LOC101260119 gene encoding COBRA-like protein 4 isoform X2 yields the protein MSWTPDGYVAVVTMNNFQMYRHIMSPGWTLGWNWPKKEVIWSIVGSQTTEQGDCSKFKGNVPHCCKRDPVLVDLLPGVPYNQQFSNCCKGGVLASWGEDPSESVSSFQISVGLAGTSNKTVKLPKNFTLLGPGPGYTCGPAKIVPSTVFLTADHRRKTQALMTWNVTCTYSQFLSSKYPSCCVSFSTFYNDTITPCPSCACGCNHKHNCIMGDSEKLKRKGINTPRKNNEPLLQCTHHMCPIRVHWHVKLNYKDYWRVKIAITNFNYRQNHTHWTLVAQHPNLNNVTQVFSFDYKPLVPYQSINDTGMFYGMKFYNDLLMEAGPSGNVQSEVLMQKDKNTFTLKSGWGFPRRVYFNGDECKLPPPDSYPILPNSAEKGPFSFSNTAICTILMIFLTW from the exons ATGTCTTGGACACCAGATGGCTATGTG GCTGTTGTAACGATGAATAATTTTCAAATGTATCGGCATATTATGAGCCCTGGATGGACTTTAGGATGGAACTGGCCAAAGAAAGAAGTGATATGGTCCATTGTGGGATCACAAACAACAGAGCAAGGTGATTGTTCTAAGTTTAAAGGAAATGTACCACATTGCTGCAAGAGGGATCCTGTACTTGTGGACTTGCTTCCTGGAGTTCCTTACAACCAACAGTTCAGCAACTGCTGTAAAGGTGGTGTTCTCGCGTCTTGGGGCGAAGATCCTTCTGAGTCGGTATCTTCCTTTCAGATTAGTGTTGGACTTGCTGGAACATCAAACAAGACAGTAAAACTACCGAAGAATTTCACTCTGCTTGGTCCAGGACCAGGCTACACTTGTGGCCCTGCAAAGATAGTTCCATCCACAGTTTTCCTCACTGCAGATCATAGGCGAAAAACTCAAGCATTGA TGACATGGAATGTGACATGCACCTATTCACAGTTTCTGTCATCGAAGTACCCGAGTTGTTGTGTTTCTTTCTCAACTTTCTACAACGACACCATCACTCCTTGCCCGTCTTGTGCTTGTGGTTGCAACCATAAACACAACTGCATCAT GGGAGACTCCGAAAAACTGAAAAGAAAGGGAATTAACACTCCAAGAAAGAATAATGAACCACTACTGCAATGCACCCATCACATGTGCCCAATACGTGTGCATTGGCATGTAAAGCTCAATTACAAGGATTATTGGCGAGTCAAAATTGCTATCACTAACTTCAATTACAGGCAGAACCATACACATTGGACACTTGTGGCACAACATCCCAATCTCAACAATGTCACTCAAGTTTTCAGCTTCGACTACAAGCCTCTCGTGCCCTACCAATCCATTA ATGACACTGGCATGTTCTATGGTATGAAATTTTACAATGATCTCTTGATGGAAGCTGGACCTTCGGGGAACGTTCAGTCTGAGGTGCTTATGCAAAAGGATAAGAATACATTCACACTGAAGTCAGGATGGGGATTTCCCCGGAGAGTCTACTTTAATGGAGATGAATGCAAACTTCCACCACCAGATTCATACCCAATTTTACCCAACTCTGCTGAAAAAGGaccattttcattttcaaacacTGCAATTTGCactattttgatgattttcctCACTTGGTAA
- the LOC101259823 gene encoding COBRA-like protein 1, translating into MEVCLCSISRSSINKFGSYAILIALLFSLMCYTSTDAYDTLDPNGNITVKWDIKSWTTDGYMAIVTIYNFQMYRHIEAPGWQLGWTWTKKEIIWSAVGGQATEEGDCSKFKENIPHCCKRDPSIVDLLPGTPYNQQISNCCRGGVISSWVQDPENAVSAFQLTVGLAGTSNKTVRLPKNFTLQTPGHGYTCGPAVKGKPTKFLTPDGRRFTQALMTWNVICTYSQFLAQRTPTCCVSLSSFYNNTIINCPTCTCGCQNNITQPGTCVEPDSPYLASTLLSSGKDDDSPVVRCTKHMCPIRVHWHIKSNYKAYWRVKITITNFNYKMNYSQWNLVVQHPNFENLTQIFSFNYEPLLPYGSINDTAMFWGIQYYNDQLMQAGPSGNVQSEIIFQKDKSKFTFEKGWAFPRKVYFNGDNCVMPPPDAYPYLPNASAYSRLTLLHSLAGFLASLVLLYSHNL; encoded by the exons ATGGAGGTGTGTCTCTGTTCCATCTCAAGATCATCAATCAATAAATTTGGAAGTTATGCAATTTTGATAGCCTTGTTGTTTTCTCTTATGTGCTATACATCTACag ATGCTTATGATACACTTGATCCCAATGGAAATATTACTGTCAAATGGGATATTAAGTCTTGGACTACAGATGGATATATG GCTATTGTAACAATATATAACTTCCAAATGTATCGTCATATTGAAGCACCGGGATGGCAACTAGGTTGGACATggacaaaaaaagaaataatttggaGTGCAGTTGGAGGTCAAGCCACAGAGGAAGGAGATTGTTcgaaattcaaagaaaatatcCCTCATTGCTGCAAAAGAGACCCATCCATTGTAGACTTGTTACCAGGAACTCCATATAACCAGCAAATTTCAAATTGCTGCAGAGGCGGAGTAATTAGCTCGTGGGTTCAAGACCCAGAGAACGCTGTTAGCGCATTCCAATTAACTGTCGGTCTAGCAGGAACAAGTAACAAGACAGTAAGGTTGCCAAAAAACTTCACTCTACAAACACCGGGACATGGATATACATGTGGACCTGCAGTGAAGGGGAAACCAACCAAGTTTCTAACACCAGATGGAAGGAGGTTCACTCAAGCGTTGA TGACATGGAATGTTATTTGCACGTATTCACAGTTTTTAGCTCAGAGGACACCGACTTGTTGTGTCTCACTGTCCTCTTTCTACAACAACACAATTATAAACTGTCCCACTTGCACGTGTGGTTGTCAAAATAACATTACACAACCGGGAACATGCGTAGA GCCGGACTCTCCTTATTTAGCCTCAACACTTCTAAGTTCCGGAAAAGATGATGACAGTCCTGTGGTCCGATGTACTAAACATATGTGTCCGATCAGAGTTCATTGGCATATTAAATCCAATTATAAAGCTTACTGGAGGGTAAAGATTACAATCACAAATTTTAACTACAAAATGAACTATTCCCAGTGGAATCTTGTTGTTCAACACCCCAACTTTGAGAACCTCACCCAGATATTCAGCTTTAATTATGAGCCACTGCTCCCCTATGGTTCCATTA ATGATACTGCTATGTTTTGGGGAATCCAATATTACAATGATCAACTAATGCAGGCTGGACCTTCTGGAAATGTGCAATCAGAGATCATATTTCAGAAAGATAAATCGAAGTTTACCTTTGAAAAGGGATGGGCTTTCCCTCGAAAGGTTTACTTTAATGGCGATAACTGTGTTATGCCACCTCCGGATGCTTATCCATACCTGCCAAATGCTAGTGCCTACAGTAGGCTTACTCTACTGCACTCTTTAGCTGGATTTTTGGCATCTCTTGTTCTACTATATTCACATAACTTGTAA